From the Paraflavitalea soli genome, the window CCGGCAGGTCAGTGTATCCAGTTGTGTAGAATCGAGCGTGGCCAGTGAAAGCGGCGGCCTTGCCGGCACCATCGTAGCCCTGCGCAGGTTGAGGTTTTTCATGGCCAGGTTAAAACTGTTGTTGTTGATGGCAAATAAGGTAACCTTGCCGCGCACGAGCGAATCCTTCAGTCCGGTACAACGGTTGATGACCAGCAGCATGGAATCAAATAGACCACCGCCCTTTTGCAGGTACTCATAACTATTGCCGTTGAATACACTGGTCTCCTTATCGTAGTTGTAATACGTGTCGTCTTTCTTACAACCGGCAAGGACCACCAGGGCGATTACGCCGGCCAGTAAGCATGTTTTATGATGAATGTGCATGTGCATGTTCTTTTTGGTGTAGTGATTTTCCGGGCCGTTATTTCCAGTAACTGTTCTGTGTGATATTGGGATTGTTGTTGATCACTTCCCTGGCTACCGGCCAGTAGATACCGCCATTGCTGATCAGTGCATTGAAGGCGGGGCTGTCTTTTTTGATCTTGTGATAACGTACCAGGTCGTACCAGCGCCAGCCCTCACCCACCAGTTCACGGCGGCGTTCTTCAAATATTTCTTTGATCAGATCGGCGCCAGGCACCGCCGGATCAAAAGCCTTCACCCCTCTTCTTGACTGGATATTGTTGAGCAGCGCAGCCGCATCGTCCACATGTCCCAGTACTGCCAGCGCTTCTGCGCGCAGCAGGCTGATCTCTTCCAGGCGGGTGAAGAGGATGGCTGATGTAAACACGTTGAATTGTTGCTCGCCGGCAATACCACCATTGATGGATTTGATCTTGCTGAAGATGGGGATCTCCTCACCATAACCGGTGATATAAGCATTTCGGTAGAGCGTGGGTGTTCCCTGGTCTACGCTGGAAGTATCAGTACCAAAGCGAAGGTCCTGCCCATTGCTGGTGGGGAACATCGATGCCAGTGTATCATTGGTGATATAGATATCGGGCAATTGCTTCGACACCAGCGGGTAGGCCAGCGTGAGCTGTTCAATATGGCCTGATACGGACGACTCCCCCATTCCCTTGATAAAATTGAACGAGATAAACTGGTTCTGATCCGATGCCAGGTCGCCGGCCAGCTCGTTGAAGATGCCCGTTTTGCCCGTGAGGTCCGCTACCGACAGGTAGTTGATGCCGATCTTGCTATAGTTTTGCATCACGAAATCGGTATAACCGGCTGTTGCATAATAGTTGCCTTGCAAAGCGGTGATATGCGCCAGGATAGCATAGGCCGATACTTTATTGATCAGTGTATTTCTCCATTGATCGTAGGTCTTGGTATGGTATACGAGACCGGGCAATACAGGGTCTCCATTGCCATATACATAAGGCAGCAGCGGGGCCGCCTCTTCGATCTCCCGTACGGCAAAGCCCAGTACATCCTGCTGAGGACTGCGGGCGAAGGTTTTAAAACTGCCGTTGTCGTATGATTTGGTAAGCAAGGGTACATCACCCCAGATGCGTACAATATAGTAGTACATGAAAGCTCTCAACACACGGGCCTGCGCCACATCGATCTTATGATTGACACCGGTATAGCGGGCATCTGCCATGGCTTCTCCGGAACGTTCAATGAACAGGTTGCAGGCATTGATAGCGGCATAGAACCGGCGCCAGTTGGTAATACTTTCGATCACGGGATAAGAGGCATTGAGCTTGCCTTCGATGATCGCTTTAAGATCGGGCCGCTTCAGCGAAGTGAAGTCGCCATTACGCAACTCTCCCATCAGCCAATGGGTATTGTTGTCGGCTACTGCCGCACGGAACAGGCCATAGATGCCCATCAGGCCCGAGCGGGCATCGTCAATGCTCTTCCAGCTGTTCGCTTCATCCGATTGACGGGTAGAATTGATGTCCAGCTGTTTGTTGCAGGCGCTGAACGGCACAGAAGCAGTAAACAGAAGGGCCGTGAGTGAAACAGTTATTATTTTTTTCCCGGTCATACTATGGGAGATTATGATGTTGAATGATTATAACGCTATTTTGAAACCAAGGATAATGGAACGCTGGATCGGCAACCCCGCGCCGGTATACAGGCCATTGTATTGCACCAGTTCAGGATCATCTCCTTTGAAGGGTGTAATAGTAAAGAGGTTGGCGCCGGTCACATACATAGTCGCCTCCCTGAACACCTGGCTTTTCCCCATGCCTTTCCAGCCCGTGATGAGGTTATACGACAGGGTTACGGAACGCAGCTTTACAAAAGAAGCATCGTCGAGGAAGAGGTCCTGGTCAAGGCGATAAGGGATCGCATTGCTCCAGGGATTGTACATCGGATAACCCGAGAGGTCCATTTTCTTTTCCCAGTACGTGATCTCTTTCACCCCATCGATACCGGAAGAAGCATCCGTATTGATGAAGTCGAGGCGCTGGGCAGCGTATTTATTCAGCAGTTTATGCCCCAGGGCAAAGTAGAAATGGAAATCGAGGTTGAAGGAGCCATAAGCCAGGTTGCCGCCAAATCCACCGGTCACCTTGGGCAGTGATTGGCCCGACAATACTTTATCATCTTCGTTGATGGTGAAATCGCCATTCACATCTTTCCAGCGGGCATCACCTGCCTTCAGCGCCACACCCTGGTAAGTCAGCGGCTGTGAGGTACCCGGCTTTACCGGCACTTCGGCATCGCTGTTGTAGATACCTTCATTTTTGTATAACCAGAATGCATCTATACGCTGGCCCACCTGCAGCAGGTGATCGTTGATCACTACCTGGTTCAGACCCTTGGGCAGGGCTTTCAGTTCGTTCTTATTATAATTGAGGTTGGCCTGCAGACTAAGCGCTGGTTTGTGTTTTCCACCAGCCAACACAGCCGCTTGTACCGTAAGGTCTACCCCGCTGTTGTTGACATCCATGCCTGAAGCGTAAGCAGATTTATAACCATATTCTGCCGGCACGGGTACAGGCAATAGCATGTCCTTATCTGTTTTGCTATACACATCAAGCCGTACCTGTAGTTTGTCCTTCAGCAAGCTGGCTTCCACACCCGCAGTTGCCTGCTCTACATAAGCCCAGGGAATGCCATATCCTACCCAGCCGGCGGTGTAAGGACGGGAAATACCAGGCAGGCCCGCATAACTGCCAATGGAAGGCGCACCGGTCCAGGAAAGATCGGAGCGGTAGTTGGGGCCACCGGCAAAGCGGTCGTCCGACAACAGTTTGCCATTCCTGCCATAAGACGCTGACACGCGGAGTGCGCTGAGCGCCCTGCTATCCTTCAACAAGGCTTTGTACAGATCAAAGGAAGCCGAAAGCCCGAAGCCTGTATACCAGCGGTTATCCTGCTGCATGACAGAAGAGCCATCGCGACGCGCCACGGCTGTAACGTCCAGCAGCTCCTTGTAATTCCAGGCAGCTTTGCCAAAGAAAGAAGCTACGGCCGCTTTCTGGTTGGAAGGATGATAGAAAACATCGAAGCCCTGTGACTGGAGGTAATTCGTTTTATTGATATCTCCTTCTACGATATTGAGCTTGATGAAATTGTTAGGCCCATTGTAGGCATAGGCATATTCAAACTTATTGAGCGTGGTCTGGTAGTTCTGCCCCAGTTCCACGTCTATTTTATTGTCATCGTTGATCCTGAAAGTATATCCGAGCGTATTGTTGAAAATAAAGCGCTGGTTAAACCCAAAGTAATTGCTCACAAAGTTGTTGCCTTCCAGCAATTGCGTGGGATAGAATACATCCCGTGTGCCTTCATTGTAGTCGAAGGAAATGCCGCCATTGTAGCGAACACCTTTCATCTTCGCCAGGATATTGAAGTAACCCTGCACAGCAGTCGTCTTGTTATCATCCTTTACATTCTCATCAAACTCCGACAAATAATTACTGTATACACTCTTATTGGGCGGCAGCGGGTTCGATACATCGGGCAGGTAACGTGCTTCTGCCAGCCGGTCCACAAAATTGCGGTTGCGGTTGCGGATCATATGCGTACCATTGATCATCGAAGAAACCGTGACCCAGCTCAGCGGCAATACATTGATGGAGAAGGAAGCATTGTACCGTTGCAGGGAAGTTTCGTCGGCCGAATTCGCATTGCGGGTAGCAGCGCCGAAGAAACGGAAATTGGCCCTGTCCGATCCGCCGGTCAGGCTGAGGTCGAGGTTGTACAAGGCCTGGTTCTTATAATACAGGTCCGTCCAGTTGGAACGGCCATAATAATCGGCATTGGAAGAATCTTTCAGGTAGGCCGGGTAGTTGAACCGGTCGGCCAGCGTGCCATACTTATCATAAAAAGGGAGACGGAAATTGTTTTCATAAACACCATTGATGGCCGTCACTCTTTCCTGTGGTGCAAAACCAAAGTAGGCATTCACATTGATCTGGCGAAAGCCTGAGCTGGCCGCTTTGGTAGTGATCCAGATGGCGCCGTTGGCAGCCACGGGCCCCAGGAGCGCCAGTTTTGCGGGATCTTTGATCACCTCA encodes:
- a CDS encoding RagB/SusD family nutrient uptake outer membrane protein, whose amino-acid sequence is MTGKKIITVSLTALLFTASVPFSACNKQLDINSTRQSDEANSWKSIDDARSGLMGIYGLFRAAVADNNTHWLMGELRNGDFTSLKRPDLKAIIEGKLNASYPVIESITNWRRFYAAINACNLFIERSGEAMADARYTGVNHKIDVAQARVLRAFMYYYIVRIWGDVPLLTKSYDNGSFKTFARSPQQDVLGFAVREIEEAAPLLPYVYGNGDPVLPGLVYHTKTYDQWRNTLINKVSAYAILAHITALQGNYYATAGYTDFVMQNYSKIGINYLSVADLTGKTGIFNELAGDLASDQNQFISFNFIKGMGESSVSGHIEQLTLAYPLVSKQLPDIYITNDTLASMFPTSNGQDLRFGTDTSSVDQGTPTLYRNAYITGYGEEIPIFSKIKSINGGIAGEQQFNVFTSAILFTRLEEISLLRAEALAVLGHVDDAAALLNNIQSRRGVKAFDPAVPGADLIKEIFEERRRELVGEGWRWYDLVRYHKIKKDSPAFNALISNGGIYWPVAREVINNNPNITQNSYWK
- a CDS encoding SusC/RagA family TonB-linked outer membrane protein, coding for MRLQSLMPAKSIAFCVLLGITCGNTAYSFSGNQVSPTIAIPGRDTIPGKKDTTLAHAAAPKQVAAQTTLSKDGKINIRPLSFTPFITAQQYVKGNLAGVYVQEPSGEPGTDQNLFVRGIAMPLLSKRELFDNQAAVYLNGIPLATENPFAYEIQQYDFNRIGPATNLLATLNIDNVESIEVIKDPAKLALLGPVAANGAIWITTKAASSGFRQINVNAYFGFAPQERVTAINGVYENNFRLPFYDKYGTLADRFNYPAYLKDSSNADYYGRSNWTDLYYKNQALYNLDLSLTGGSDRANFRFFGAATRNANSADETSLQRYNASFSINVLPLSWVTVSSMINGTHMIRNRNRNFVDRLAEARYLPDVSNPLPPNKSVYSNYLSEFDENVKDDNKTTAVQGYFNILAKMKGVRYNGGISFDYNEGTRDVFYPTQLLEGNNFVSNYFGFNQRFIFNNTLGYTFRINDDNKIDVELGQNYQTTLNKFEYAYAYNGPNNFIKLNIVEGDINKTNYLQSQGFDVFYHPSNQKAAVASFFGKAAWNYKELLDVTAVARRDGSSVMQQDNRWYTGFGLSASFDLYKALLKDSRALSALRVSASYGRNGKLLSDDRFAGGPNYRSDLSWTGAPSIGSYAGLPGISRPYTAGWVGYGIPWAYVEQATAGVEASLLKDKLQVRLDVYSKTDKDMLLPVPVPAEYGYKSAYASGMDVNNSGVDLTVQAAVLAGGKHKPALSLQANLNYNKNELKALPKGLNQVVINDHLLQVGQRIDAFWLYKNEGIYNSDAEVPVKPGTSQPLTYQGVALKAGDARWKDVNGDFTINEDDKVLSGQSLPKVTGGFGGNLAYGSFNLDFHFYFALGHKLLNKYAAQRLDFINTDASSGIDGVKEITYWEKKMDLSGYPMYNPWSNAIPYRLDQDLFLDDASFVKLRSVTLSYNLITGWKGMGKSQVFREATMYVTGANLFTITPFKGDDPELVQYNGLYTGAGLPIQRSIILGFKIAL